A window of Mixophyes fleayi isolate aMixFle1 chromosome 10, aMixFle1.hap1, whole genome shotgun sequence contains these coding sequences:
- the LOC142104312 gene encoding inactive hydroxysteroid dehydrogenase-like protein 1 isoform X2 translates to MSVFIFNGAKELVSAVKSVSVSLAQEVSQSYHNHMEILAMVGACYAVWKGLSVLCGCYSLVQQTFSRLFSNTSVIRQYGEWAVVTGASDGIGKAYAEELASHGVNIILLGRNMEKLQKVSETISAAYRVKTRFIVADLSKGREVFPPIKEALKDVDVGILVNNAGVLYDYPAYLTEVPEDKSLEIINVNITAAVMMVYVVLPGMVQRRRGAIINVASVVGRRPTPAMTVYAASKSFLDHFTRALQYEYSSKGIFIQSLTPFFVVTKMVAFSDFFTKKSLLAPLATEYAHSAVRTIGRSLRTTGHWSHAIQMTIGYWLPECLWMSLWSHIGNKIRAEFLSRRKHH, encoded by the exons ATGTCTGTATTCATTTTCAATGGTGCAAAGGAGCTGGTGAGTGCTGTGAAAAGTGTCTCTGTATCACTAGCTCAGGAGGTGTCGCAGTCTTACCACAATCACATGGAGATCCTGGCTATGGTGGGAGCCTGCTACGCAGTTTGGAAAGGTCTCAGCGTTCTGTGTGGGTGCTATAgtctggtgcaacagaccttttCTCGTCTGTTCAGCAACACCAGCGTTATAAGACAATATGGAGAGTGGGCTGTAGTCACGG GAGCTTCAGATGGAATTGGTAAAGCATATGCTGAGGAGCTGGCAAGCCATGGTGTGAACATCATCTTATTAGGCCGCAACATGGAGAAGCTCCAAAAAGTGTCTGAGACAATATCTGCAGCCTATAGAGTGAAAACCCGTTTCATAGTGGCTGATCTCAGCAAGGGCCGTGAAGTCTTTCCACCCATTAAGGAGGCTCTTAAAGATGTGGATGTAGGCATATTGGTTAACAATGCTGGAGTCCTTTATGACTACCCTGCATACCTTACTGAAGTACCAGAGGATAAAAGTTTGGAGATCATCAATGTGAACATTACTGCAGCTGTTATGATGGTATATGTAGTGCTTCCAGGCATGGTACAGCGGAGGAGGGGAGCCATTATCAATGTGGCCTCTGTAGTAGGCCGCAGGCCTACTCCTGCAATGACTGTGTATGCTGCCTCCAAG TCTTTTTTGGATCATTTCACTAGAGCTTTACAATATGAATATTCCTCCAAAGGGATATTTATACAAAGCTTGACTCCATTTTTTGTCGTCACAAAAATGGTAGCATTTTCTGATTTCTTTACCAAAAAGTCCTTGTTGGCTCCACTTGCTACCGAGTATGCACATAGTGCAGTGCGAACTATAGGGCGATCGCTGAGGACAACTGGACACTGGTCTCATGCCATCCAG ATGACTATAGGATACTGGTTACCAGAATGTCTTTGGATGTCTCTGTGGTCTCACATTGGTAACAAAATTCGAGCCGAGTTCTTATCCAGAAGGAAACACCACTGA